One stretch of Methyloversatilis sp. RAC08 DNA includes these proteins:
- a CDS encoding methyl-accepting chemotaxis protein: MSFFKQGAYLIGALLALLVLQGGQSLWQARQLGESATQIAVTASLATRSRVLWDEFRTAEDQLRQALSLTDVSASDDARSAFQARTGAMRSLLADMSQQDTSGDAVKLSEGFERWSALAQPHLSSSGLTALASYEELDRAREALAAGINSYATSKTAAAEGLATDSRDTVTAALLWISIELLVGLGAGIALGRFAIRKLRNELGGEPREVADMARRVAKGDLSSSLSVMAGAEHSVAAAMNSMQTRLQAFVAEQSLMARAHEGGALEHAMDVGKFEGVYRDMARSTNELVRAHIDVQMRMVQVMKVYASGDFSIAMDRLPGERARITEAMDAVRTNLLAVNQEIDVLVQAAARGDFSARGNAANYEHRFREMVEGLNTLMQTAQGGLSEVARVLSALSRGDLSERISNEYEGTFGQLKDDANTTVDALTRMVGQIRVSASAITSASKEIASGNSELSERTDTQAANLEATASSMEELTSTVRQNAESAMQANQLVVGASNVAVRGGEVVQQVVQTMGEISDSSERIADIISVIDGIAFQTNILALNAAVEAARAGEQGRGFAVVASEVRNLAQRSAAAAKEIKALISDSVGKVQSGSRLVGEAGQTMEEIVGSVKRVTTIMAEITAASVEQSSGIERVNLAITQMDGVTQQNARLVKEEAVAASSLEEQSAALMRAVGQFKLDAAAGKGDGRIAMPDRDAANSMQVRTRSKVAGLPGKAKRAQASAALRADEAEWAEF, encoded by the coding sequence ATGAGCTTCTTCAAACAAGGCGCCTACCTGATCGGTGCGCTGCTTGCCCTGCTGGTACTCCAGGGAGGCCAGTCGTTATGGCAGGCGCGCCAGCTTGGCGAATCGGCCACCCAGATCGCAGTGACCGCCTCCCTTGCGACGCGCTCGCGTGTCCTGTGGGATGAGTTCCGTACCGCTGAAGATCAGCTGCGGCAGGCGCTGTCGCTGACCGACGTGTCCGCATCGGACGATGCGCGCAGTGCATTTCAGGCGCGCACCGGTGCCATGCGAAGCCTGCTCGCAGACATGTCGCAACAGGACACCAGCGGCGATGCGGTCAAGCTGAGTGAGGGCTTTGAACGCTGGAGCGCGCTGGCGCAGCCCCACCTCTCTTCATCGGGGCTGACCGCCCTGGCCAGTTACGAGGAACTCGACCGCGCCCGCGAAGCACTTGCAGCAGGCATCAACAGCTATGCCACATCCAAAACCGCCGCGGCGGAAGGCCTCGCGACCGACAGTCGCGATACGGTCACCGCTGCGCTGCTCTGGATATCCATCGAGTTGCTTGTCGGCCTGGGCGCCGGCATCGCCCTGGGACGTTTCGCCATCCGCAAGCTGCGCAATGAACTGGGAGGTGAGCCGCGGGAAGTTGCAGACATGGCACGTCGCGTTGCCAAGGGTGACCTGAGCAGTTCCCTGTCTGTCATGGCGGGCGCAGAGCACAGCGTCGCTGCGGCAATGAATTCGATGCAGACCCGACTGCAGGCCTTTGTCGCCGAACAGTCGCTGATGGCTCGCGCACACGAAGGGGGGGCGCTCGAACACGCCATGGATGTCGGCAAGTTCGAGGGCGTGTACAGAGACATGGCCCGTTCGACCAACGAACTTGTGCGCGCGCACATCGATGTGCAGATGCGCATGGTTCAGGTGATGAAGGTGTACGCATCTGGAGATTTTTCGATCGCCATGGATCGCCTGCCCGGCGAGCGCGCCCGCATCACCGAGGCGATGGATGCCGTGCGCACCAACCTGCTTGCCGTCAATCAGGAAATCGACGTGCTGGTGCAGGCCGCGGCACGCGGCGACTTTTCGGCGCGCGGCAATGCGGCAAATTACGAGCATCGCTTCCGCGAAATGGTCGAAGGCCTGAATACGCTGATGCAGACGGCACAGGGTGGTCTGTCGGAAGTGGCGCGCGTGCTGAGTGCCTTGTCGCGCGGTGACCTTTCGGAGCGCATCAGCAACGAGTACGAGGGCACCTTCGGTCAGCTTAAGGATGACGCGAACACGACTGTCGACGCACTGACCCGAATGGTGGGGCAGATCAGGGTTTCCGCCAGTGCCATCACGAGCGCGTCGAAGGAAATCGCAAGCGGCAATTCCGAGCTTTCCGAAAGGACCGACACCCAGGCCGCCAATCTGGAGGCAACCGCCAGTTCGATGGAAGAACTGACATCGACGGTCAGGCAGAACGCCGAGAGCGCCATGCAGGCCAATCAGCTTGTGGTCGGCGCATCGAATGTGGCCGTACGCGGCGGTGAGGTGGTGCAACAGGTAGTGCAGACCATGGGTGAAATCTCGGACAGCAGCGAACGCATCGCCGACATCATTTCGGTGATCGACGGCATTGCATTCCAGACCAATATTCTGGCGCTCAACGCGGCAGTGGAGGCCGCGCGGGCCGGCGAACAGGGTCGGGGATTCGCCGTGGTGGCGTCGGAAGTCCGGAATCTTGCCCAGCGCAGTGCTGCGGCGGCGAAGGAGATCAAGGCGCTCATTTCTGACTCCGTCGGCAAGGTGCAATCAGGCAGTCGCCTGGTGGGTGAGGCGGGCCAGACGATGGAGGAAATCGTCGGTTCGGTGAAGCGTGTCACGACCATCATGGCCGAGATCACGGCGGCGTCCGTCGAGCAGAGCAGCGGCATCGAGCGGGTCAATCTCGCCATCACGCAGATGGACGGCGTGACCCAGCAGAACGCGCGCCTTGTGAAGGAAGAAGCGGTTGCGGCAAGCAGCCTGGAAGAACAGTCGGCAGCGCTGATGCGGGCTGTCGGGCAGTTCAAGCTCGATGCCGCCGCAGGCAAGGGCGATGGGCGAATCGCCATGCCTGACCGCGACGCCGCGAACAGCATGCAGGTGCGTACTCGCTCGAAGGTCGCGGGCTTGCCGGGAAAGGCAAAGCGGGCACAGGCCT